One window of the Lytechinus variegatus isolate NC3 chromosome 3, Lvar_3.0, whole genome shotgun sequence genome contains the following:
- the LOC121410717 gene encoding ankyrin repeat domain-containing protein 34C-like — MIGCLPPRLAMATLPRFETGPLTASFVHTDGNALQKAVRLGKLRLTRLLVEGGTDIHSVDDNGRTALIIACMTHYEDDKENVTKTKLVKYLLENKANVNAQDKCGRTCLMYACMELGGKELIKLLLTYEADPRITDKNGSSALVYAVNAGDASVLSSLINNCKNKGKEVIIITTNDRGKERETKQYLDVPPSLATSPPLYKCISPAQIELKPPNSLDIPSATSKLNAEISSPKSHRRREKQLVVLDSPLSPESSPRSPGNSPRSQRLQPSKGQSSIQTRRLVRRGSMGLLYDNGSISPTRSHPDLPEESEEEAARESSGSAPTLPANSNDSLHRSPRSFRRPLIRRQSADAFNPSSLNSANHKLITHAFHSPQSTPEKKQIPRGVGSSRRGSLPAMPPPLKKSQTVHAINVPKALLELKMSSDSNNGKNTNSLTDITNESNLVPFESGKKKPLLRRGSAPFLLEDELSYTRPGTLPPLNINPRPPIPDIGSTTSKPSPRLGRHYGGITASHDRRYSMQAEDIRRLTGLYQRTTDIADSQIDSSGDSGAESS, encoded by the coding sequence ATGATCGGGTGCCTACCTCCTCGTTTGGCAATGGCCACTTTGCCGCGGTTTGAGACAGGACCCCTGACTGCGTCATTCGTTCATACCGATGGAAATGCACTTCAGAAAGCGGTGAGACTTGGGAAACTTCGCCTAACCCGTCTGCTTGTAGAAGGAGGAACAGATATACACAGTGTTGACGATAATGGTAGAACGGCTTTAATCATAGCGTGTATGACGCACTACGAAGATGATAAGGAAAATGTGACGAAGACGAAATTGGTGAAATACCTCTTGGAGAACAAAGCTAATGTAAACGCCCAGGATAAATGTGGCCGTACGTGTTTGATGTATGCATGTATGGAACTGGGTGGAAAGGAATTAATAAAGCTACTTCTCACCTACGAAGCAGACCCGAGAATAACGGATAAAAACGGATCATCAGCACTGGTGTATGCTGTCAACGCAGGGGATGCGTCGGTGCTGTCATCGCTTATCAATAACTGCAAGAACAAAGGAAAAGAAGTGATCATCATAACTACAAACGATCGTGGAAAGGAGAGAGAAACAAAACAGTATTTAGATGTCCCTCCTTCTCTAGCAACAAGTCCTCCACTGTATAAATGTATTAGTCCAGCTCAGATCGAGTTGAAGCCGCCAAATTCTTTGGACATTCCTAGTGCAACAAGTAAACTTAACGCAGAGATATCCTCGCCAAAGTCACATAGAAGACGAGAGAAACAGCTAGTAGTATTAGATTCACCATTATCGCCAGAGAGCTCACCGCGGTCACCGGGTAATTCGCCGCGCTCACAGCGGTTACAACCGTCGAAAGGACAATCATCGATACAGACTCGTCGCCTTGTCAGACGGGGTAGCATGGGCCTCTTGTACGACAATGGGTCTATATCACCTACAAGATCTCATCCAGATTTACCGGAAGAGTCCGAAGAGGAAGCTGCCCGAGAAAGTAGCGGAAGTGCACCTACTCTACCAGCAAACAGTAACGATTCGTTGCACAGATCACCGCGTTCTTTCAGACGTCCATTGATAAGACGGCAGAGCGCCGATGCATTTAATCCCTCATCATTGAATTCCGCCAATCATAAACTAATCACACATGCCTTTCATTCACCCCAATCAACTCCAGAGAAGAAACAAATACCCAGAGGCGTTGGTTCTAGCCGACGTGGCTCGTTACCTGCAATGCCACCACCTCTTAAGAAAAGTCAAACTGTTCATGCCATCAACGTGCCAAAGGCTTTACTTGAACTAAAAATGTCATCAGACTCCAATAATGGCAAAAATACTAATAGTTTAACCGATATTACTAATGAATCCAATCTTGTACCGTTCGAAAGTGGTAAGAAAAAGCCGTTATTGCGTCGAGGTTCTGCGCCATTTTTACTAGAAGATGAACTATCCTATACAAGACCCGGTACATTACCGCCATTGAACATCAACCCACGTCCTCCAATTCCAGACATCGGGTCAACGACGTCAAAACCGTCACCGCGGTTAGGGCGTCACTATGGTGGAATAACCGCCTCGCATGATCGTCGATATTCCATGCAAGCTGAAGATATCCGTCGCCTTACAGGACTGTACCAGCGAACAACCGACATTGCAGACTCGCAAATTGACTCTAGCGGAGACTCGGGAGCTGAAAGTAGCTGA